A region from the Candidatus Krumholzibacteriota bacterium genome encodes:
- a CDS encoding sigma-70 family RNA polymerase sigma factor, which yields MDDTSRLIERIRSGDDGAWRSFVSAHAPLIRATIARFVDGDEARADLFAETLAKLRGGGLASWRGRSTLGTWLWAVTRNICRDWYRSERGTRHVLQAVRDLAPVEARFFRLFYLQRLQMHEVMEALRLEFGTEFSWLDLLDVRDRVEAAARDKGLGRLIERLLVPAVLPPPETRAAAPPELLGDRALLRRAFDDLATAIGALPERDRTILTMRFVNRSSAREICEVLDLGNIKQVYRRIERLQRDLRHALLDRGVPEEIYRGIVDNIVDLAAWENAWRDPGGNIRSVFDREISANTPSHLLGNGPATDERRRDA from the coding sequence ATGGACGACACGTCCCGACTCATCGAGCGCATACGGTCCGGGGACGACGGCGCCTGGCGCAGCTTCGTGTCGGCGCACGCCCCGCTCATCCGGGCGACGATCGCACGCTTCGTCGACGGCGATGAGGCGCGCGCCGACCTCTTCGCCGAAACCCTCGCGAAGCTTCGCGGCGGGGGCCTGGCGAGCTGGCGGGGGCGCTCGACGCTCGGGACCTGGCTCTGGGCGGTGACCCGCAACATCTGCCGCGACTGGTACCGGAGCGAGCGCGGCACGCGGCACGTCCTCCAGGCCGTTCGCGACCTGGCACCGGTCGAAGCGCGCTTCTTCCGCCTCTTCTACCTGCAACGCCTGCAGATGCACGAGGTCATGGAAGCCCTGCGGCTCGAGTTCGGCACGGAATTCTCCTGGCTCGATCTTCTCGACGTGCGTGACCGTGTCGAGGCCGCGGCACGCGACAAGGGCCTGGGCAGACTCATCGAGCGGCTGCTCGTTCCCGCGGTGCTGCCGCCGCCGGAGACCCGGGCCGCCGCTCCGCCCGAACTGCTCGGCGACCGCGCGCTCCTCCGCCGCGCCTTCGACGACCTCGCGACTGCGATCGGCGCGCTGCCCGAGAGGGACCGGACGATCCTCACGATGCGGTTCGTCAACCGCTCGAGCGCCCGCGAGATCTGCGAGGTGCTCGACCTGGGGAACATCAAGCAGGTCTACCGCCGGATCGAACGGCTCCAGCGGGACCTGCGGCACGCGCTGCTCGACCGGGGCGTTCCCGAGGAAATCTACCGGGGGATCGTCGACAATATCGTCGACCTGGCCGCCTGGGAGAACGCGTGGCGGGATCCGGGCGGGAATATCCGTTCCGTTTTCGACCGGGAAATATCGGCCAACACGCCGTCTCATCTACTCGGGAACGGTCCGGCGACAGACGAACGGAGACGGGATGCGTAA
- a CDS encoding peptidyl-prolyl cis-trans isomerase translates to MVLVKTNLGEFVIELFPAKAPVSVKNFINYVDKKFYDGTIFHRVIPTFMVQGGGFTEDMVKKATGAPIQNEANNGLSNEKYTIAMARTGEPHSATCQFFINVKDNASLDFTAETARGWGYAVFGRVVSGTDTIDKIRDVKTTTKGQYQNVPVKPVIIRSMSVIETEEE, encoded by the coding sequence ATGGTCCTCGTCAAGACGAACCTCGGAGAGTTCGTGATCGAGCTCTTCCCCGCCAAGGCACCCGTCTCGGTGAAGAACTTCATCAACTACGTGGACAAGAAGTTCTACGATGGCACGATCTTCCACCGTGTCATCCCGACCTTCATGGTGCAGGGCGGCGGCTTCACCGAGGACATGGTCAAGAAGGCCACCGGCGCCCCGATCCAGAACGAGGCGAACAACGGCCTGAGCAACGAGAAGTATACGATCGCGATGGCCCGCACCGGCGAGCCGCACAGCGCGACCTGCCAGTTCTTCATCAACGTCAAGGACAACGCGTCCCTCGATTTCACCGCGGAGACGGCGCGGGGCTGGGGATACGCCGTGTTCGGCAGGGTCGTCTCGGGCACCGACACGATCGACAAGATCAGGGACGTCAAGACGACCACGAAGGGGCAGTACCAGAACGTCCCCGTCAAGCCGGTCATCATCCGCTCGATGAGCGTGATCGAGACCGAGGAGGAATAG
- a CDS encoding S9 family peptidase: MKRLALLILCMSLAVPAAAAPRAITFDDLIAMGRIGDFDVSPDGKRVAFDVTWFDKEANDSRTDIYLVSIDGGDVWKFVRGDGDDHSPRWSPDGRSLAFVSDRDGSSQIWIIPADGGEARRVTDVPTGAGGPLWSPDGTRIVFTSNVFPGCPDMDCNAAKLEEAREGKVRARVIDGLLYRHWNGWREGRRSRLFVAGIEGGAPVPVNGGETDVPPISLGGERDYDFSPDGREICFTMNPDPVVAVSTNNDIWIKSLPDGEPVDITADNPANDNNPRYSPDGRYIAWRSMARAGFEADRQRLVVWDRRTRTRRILTEDFDYSISNFDWTPDSRSIWFTTEDRGRSSIGRVDVAGGLAELVVRGGFDTSLRVAPKGGHVVFARQSIREPIDLWRVDMRGRGLARLTDLNRETLDLLEMNPVEEFSYEGANKREIHGMLVKPPFFEEGAAYPLVLLIHGGPQGSFGDDFHYRWNAQMFASPGYVVAMLNPTGSTGYGQELTDGVSGDWGGAPYVDIMKGVDFLVETRDFIDGDRLAAAGASYGGYMVDWIEGHTDRFSCLVSHAGVYNLESMYGATEELWFPEWEFQGTPWTNPEMYERFSPHNYAADFRTPCLVVHGEHDYRVPYTEGLQFFTALQRRGVPSKLLFFPDEDHFVRKPLNAELWWKTIHEWFAGYLK; encoded by the coding sequence ATGAAACGCCTCGCCCTGTTGATCCTCTGCATGTCGCTCGCCGTTCCCGCGGCTGCCGCGCCGCGCGCGATCACCTTCGACGACCTGATCGCCATGGGCAGGATCGGCGATTTCGACGTATCACCCGACGGAAAGCGCGTCGCCTTCGACGTGACCTGGTTCGACAAGGAGGCGAACGACTCGCGGACGGACATCTATCTCGTCTCGATCGACGGCGGCGACGTCTGGAAGTTCGTGCGCGGGGACGGGGACGATCATTCCCCACGCTGGTCGCCCGACGGCCGGTCGCTCGCCTTCGTCTCCGACCGCGACGGTTCGAGCCAGATCTGGATCATTCCCGCCGACGGCGGCGAGGCGCGGCGGGTGACCGATGTGCCGACCGGCGCGGGCGGCCCGCTCTGGTCGCCCGACGGCACGCGGATCGTATTCACGTCGAACGTCTTTCCGGGCTGCCCCGATATGGACTGCAACGCCGCGAAACTGGAGGAGGCGCGGGAGGGGAAGGTCAGGGCTCGCGTGATCGACGGGCTCCTCTACCGGCACTGGAACGGATGGCGCGAGGGGCGCCGGAGCCGCCTCTTCGTCGCCGGCATCGAGGGGGGCGCACCCGTCCCGGTCAACGGCGGGGAGACCGACGTGCCGCCGATCTCGCTCGGCGGCGAGCGGGACTACGATTTCTCGCCCGACGGCCGCGAGATCTGTTTCACGATGAATCCCGATCCGGTCGTCGCCGTGTCGACGAACAACGACATCTGGATCAAGTCCCTCCCCGACGGCGAGCCCGTCGACATCACGGCGGACAATCCGGCGAACGACAACAATCCGCGCTACTCCCCGGACGGGCGGTACATCGCATGGCGATCGATGGCCCGGGCCGGCTTCGAGGCCGACCGGCAGCGCCTCGTCGTGTGGGACCGCCGCACACGGACGAGACGGATCCTCACGGAGGATTTCGACTACAGCATCTCGAACTTCGACTGGACGCCGGACAGCCGCTCGATCTGGTTCACCACCGAGGACCGCGGCCGCTCGTCGATCGGGCGGGTCGACGTGGCCGGCGGCCTCGCCGAGCTCGTCGTCAGGGGCGGATTCGACACGTCGCTGCGCGTCGCACCGAAGGGCGGGCACGTCGTCTTCGCGCGCCAGAGCATCCGCGAGCCGATCGACCTCTGGCGCGTCGACATGCGCGGCCGGGGGCTTGCGCGCCTCACCGACCTCAACCGGGAGACCCTCGATCTCCTCGAGATGAACCCGGTGGAGGAGTTCAGCTACGAGGGAGCGAACAAGCGGGAGATACACGGCATGCTCGTCAAGCCGCCCTTCTTCGAGGAGGGCGCCGCGTATCCCCTCGTCCTTCTGATCCACGGCGGACCGCAGGGATCCTTCGGCGACGATTTCCACTACCGCTGGAACGCGCAGATGTTCGCGTCGCCGGGATACGTCGTCGCCATGCTGAATCCGACCGGGTCGACGGGGTACGGGCAGGAGCTCACCGACGGGGTGAGCGGCGACTGGGGCGGCGCGCCCTACGTCGACATCATGAAGGGGGTCGACTTCCTCGTCGAGACGCGCGACTTCATCGACGGCGACCGGCTCGCCGCGGCCGGCGCCTCCTACGGCGGCTACATGGTGGACTGGATCGAGGGACACACCGACCGCTTCAGCTGCCTCGTGTCGCACGCCGGCGTCTACAATCTCGAAAGCATGTACGGGGCGACCGAGGAGCTGTGGTTTCCCGAGTGGGAATTCCAGGGCACGCCGTGGACGAACCCGGAGATGTACGAGCGATTCTCACCGCACAACTACGCGGCCGACTTCCGGACCCCGTGCCTCGTCGTCCACGGCGAGCACGATTACCGCGTCCCCTACACCGAGGGGCTGCAGTTCTTCACCGCGCTCCAGCGGCGGGGCGTCCCCTCGAAACTCCTCTTCTTCCCCGACGAGGACCACTTCGTGCGCAAGCCGCTGAACGCCGAGCTGTGGTGGAAGACGATCCACGAGTGGTTCGCCGGCTACCTGAAATAG
- a CDS encoding HAMP domain-containing histidine kinase produces MKTVTNTLPAAAPVSRNQTACGTIRGFVDALGAEPAPADVASSLVATATGEIGIERARCLLASTWSRRLEPSDGGEFPAIPVDGDFGRWLCRLEKPAAMERRPGGADAGGTAVRALAAELPRVVPLRSNDGLLGVLFYGAKRGGAPLDDEDSALLETVSRLAAFALADAFRRATLRAAGEELGRFAAEKARLLDRAGCELEAPLSVLRSALWSIETERIEEGLLVDMSRDAVGRLRGKVDQLASLNGIGRDGAPPDLRPVDLGDLVDDCLRELVAEFEAKGLSVEVANGAEALRPHVDEEKMRTVLRNVVEAVVRAAPRGGVVRVSIELDDEAPNGEGNGAEGAGPPEARFGPVEPLPVGLDAVPAGAAAPRIAVRVDAGDGPADDVDRTLAAILGQAGEITPGPAEEEIGIAVCAMILSNRGGRLERTGGGFVVRLPVSN; encoded by the coding sequence GTGAAAACGGTCACGAACACGCTGCCCGCCGCGGCGCCCGTATCGCGAAATCAGACCGCGTGCGGGACGATTCGCGGATTCGTCGACGCGCTCGGCGCCGAGCCCGCTCCCGCCGACGTCGCCTCCTCGCTCGTCGCGACCGCGACGGGCGAAATTGGCATCGAGCGCGCCCGGTGCCTGCTCGCGTCGACGTGGAGCCGCCGGCTCGAGCCGTCCGACGGGGGGGAATTCCCGGCGATACCGGTCGACGGCGATTTCGGACGGTGGCTGTGCCGTCTCGAGAAACCGGCCGCGATGGAACGCCGGCCCGGCGGCGCGGACGCGGGCGGGACGGCGGTTCGCGCGCTCGCCGCCGAGCTGCCCCGCGTCGTTCCCCTGCGTTCAAACGACGGCCTCCTCGGCGTCCTCTTCTACGGCGCGAAGCGGGGAGGCGCGCCCCTCGACGACGAGGACAGCGCCCTGCTCGAGACGGTCTCGCGGCTCGCGGCGTTCGCGCTTGCCGACGCGTTCCGGCGCGCGACGCTGCGCGCTGCCGGCGAGGAGCTCGGCCGGTTCGCGGCGGAGAAGGCGCGGCTCCTCGACCGCGCCGGGTGCGAGCTCGAGGCGCCCCTCTCCGTGCTGAGAAGCGCTCTCTGGTCGATCGAGACCGAACGAATCGAGGAGGGGCTCCTCGTCGACATGTCCCGCGACGCTGTCGGACGGCTGCGGGGAAAGGTCGACCAGCTCGCGTCCCTGAACGGCATCGGTCGCGACGGCGCGCCGCCCGATCTCCGGCCGGTCGATCTCGGCGATCTCGTCGACGACTGCCTCCGCGAGCTCGTCGCGGAGTTCGAGGCGAAGGGCCTCTCCGTCGAGGTCGCGAACGGCGCGGAAGCGCTCCGCCCGCACGTCGACGAGGAGAAGATGCGGACCGTGCTGCGGAATGTCGTCGAAGCGGTCGTCCGGGCGGCGCCGCGGGGCGGCGTCGTGCGCGTGTCGATCGAGCTCGACGACGAGGCCCCAAACGGGGAAGGGAACGGGGCGGAGGGCGCCGGGCCGCCGGAGGCGCGGTTCGGGCCGGTCGAGCCGCTGCCGGTTGGCCTCGACGCGGTTCCCGCCGGCGCGGCGGCGCCGCGGATCGCCGTTCGCGTCGATGCCGGCGACGGGCCGGCGGACGACGTCGACCGGACCCTCGCCGCGATCCTCGGCCAGGCCGGCGAAATCACTCCCGGGCCGGCGGAAGAGGAGATCGGCATCGCCGTCTGCGCGATGATCCTCTCGAACCGCGGGGGCCGTCTCGAGCGCACGGGCGGCGGATTCGTCGTCCGGTTGCCCGTGTCGAACTGA
- a CDS encoding radical SAM protein, which produces MSRIFGPVPSRRLGRSLGIDIVPYKTCTFDCVYCECGKTTDLTCERREFYPLDELLDAAAERIASLREPPDHLTLSGAGEPTLYSRMGELIDGLGKRSEAPVAVITNGSLLGDPAVRAELMRADVVLPSLDAATDEVFQRINRPHPDCRIASVIDGLERFVGEYRGRVLLEILVVEGLNDGANHLDALAAIVRRLPVEAVQINTAVRPGTEPGIGPIAAGELERIRLLFGSTAEVVASAGVRAGIEDAAAAETIIDLIARRPCTAADIHRALGTPLPGVVKILAALETGGRVVSSAHGGETWYTATKRADRDNQE; this is translated from the coding sequence ATGAGCAGGATCTTCGGCCCCGTTCCGTCGCGCCGCCTCGGCCGATCGCTCGGCATCGACATCGTTCCGTACAAGACCTGCACCTTCGACTGCGTCTACTGCGAGTGCGGCAAGACGACGGACCTCACCTGCGAGCGCCGGGAATTCTACCCGCTCGACGAGCTGCTCGACGCGGCCGCCGAGCGGATCGCCTCCCTCCGCGAGCCCCCCGACCACCTCACGCTCTCCGGGGCGGGCGAGCCGACCCTCTACTCCCGGATGGGCGAACTGATCGACGGTCTCGGAAAACGCTCGGAGGCGCCCGTCGCCGTCATCACGAACGGCTCGCTGCTCGGCGACCCGGCCGTCCGGGCCGAGCTGATGCGGGCCGACGTCGTTCTCCCGTCGCTCGACGCGGCCACCGACGAGGTATTCCAACGCATCAACCGTCCCCATCCGGACTGCCGGATCGCATCGGTCATCGACGGCCTCGAACGGTTCGTCGGCGAGTATCGCGGGCGCGTCCTGCTCGAGATCCTTGTCGTCGAGGGCCTCAACGACGGCGCGAACCATCTCGACGCCCTCGCCGCGATCGTGCGGCGGCTCCCGGTGGAGGCGGTGCAGATCAATACCGCCGTGCGGCCTGGCACGGAGCCCGGTATCGGCCCGATCGCGGCCGGCGAGCTCGAGCGGATCCGCCTCCTCTTCGGTTCGACGGCCGAGGTGGTTGCGTCGGCGGGCGTGCGGGCCGGTATCGAGGACGCGGCGGCCGCGGAGACGATCATCGATCTCATCGCGCGGCGGCCATGCACCGCCGCCGACATCCACCGCGCGCTCGGCACGCCGCTCCCCGGCGTCGTCAAGATCCTCGCCGCGCTCGAGACCGGCGGACGGGTCGTCTCCTCGGCGCACGGGGGCGAGACCTGGTACACGGCGACGAAACGCGCCGACCGCGACAATCAGGAATAA
- a CDS encoding tetratricopeptide repeat protein, giving the protein MRNDCMTTEEMAALLDGRLTAHERRRIDAHLENCPSCLAELIAARAEYREFLSPPAGRPRRRGSVALAAAAAAVAILAVAVLLRSPAADGDLRAGAKLVRGIVAESRLGELRLPGDRRLPGLLPAHRGPAVEPEAGREAERRLAAAAGRHPKNASIRLLLGYLYLARGDLGMAEVSCREADRLEPDDPAILTALAVVRYRLGRNDEALGLLRRASSFSGAPPETFYNLAVVAARTGDAALSAWSRDAYLARDAGSPWVMQLRALVP; this is encoded by the coding sequence ATGCGTAACGACTGCATGACGACCGAGGAGATGGCGGCGCTGCTGGACGGGCGCCTGACGGCGCATGAGCGGCGGCGCATCGACGCTCATCTCGAGAACTGCCCCTCCTGCCTCGCCGAGCTGATCGCCGCCCGCGCGGAGTACCGGGAGTTCCTCTCTCCGCCGGCCGGCCGGCCGCGACGGCGGGGATCGGTCGCCCTGGCCGCCGCGGCCGCCGCCGTCGCGATACTGGCGGTTGCGGTCCTTCTCCGCTCGCCCGCGGCCGACGGCGATCTCCGCGCGGGAGCGAAACTCGTCCGCGGCATCGTCGCGGAGAGCCGCCTCGGCGAGCTCCGCCTTCCCGGCGACCGGCGCCTCCCGGGCCTGCTCCCCGCGCACCGAGGCCCCGCCGTGGAGCCCGAGGCGGGACGCGAAGCCGAACGGCGCCTCGCGGCCGCCGCCGGCAGGCACCCGAAGAACGCATCGATCCGCCTTCTTCTCGGTTACCTCTACCTCGCCCGCGGCGACCTCGGGATGGCCGAGGTCTCCTGCCGCGAAGCAGACCGTCTCGAACCGGACGATCCCGCGATCCTGACGGCGCTCGCCGTCGTCCGCTACCGCCTCGGCAGGAACGACGAGGCCCTCGGCCTGCTCCGACGCGCATCGAGTTTTTCCGGCGCGCCGCCGGAGACCTTCTACAATCTCGCCGTCGTCGCGGCCCGCACGGGCGATGCCGCACTGTCGGCCTGGTCGCGGGACGCCTATCTCGCGCGGGACGCCGGTTCGCCGTGGGTCATGCAGCTCCGCGCGCTCGTCCCCTGA
- a CDS encoding PhzF family phenazine biosynthesis protein: MARKLVYEHLDVFARKPFSGNQLAVFPSPGKVTKSQMQMIAREINFSETTFLFPSKSADCQAHLRIFTPAEELPFAGHPTIGSAFVIYSRMKKRKRDLMLELGSGKIPVRIEGTGSKIDAIVMYQPVPAFGSALQNRGQAARAVGIRTFDVLGGGVISHGGLDVLIVEADTFETVAGAQLNIEEASNVLERHKSIGIYLFARRGEEKKLSVSARFFAPGLDVVEDPATGSAAGALGGYLARILKFPADLLLSISQGKEIGRPSSIRCDVHCDRGMVADVRVSGKVVKVGEGVILL; encoded by the coding sequence ATGGCGCGAAAACTCGTCTACGAGCATCTCGACGTGTTCGCCCGCAAGCCTTTCAGCGGCAATCAGTTGGCCGTGTTTCCATCGCCGGGCAAGGTGACGAAGTCGCAGATGCAGATGATCGCGCGCGAGATCAACTTCTCCGAGACGACCTTCCTCTTCCCGTCGAAGAGCGCCGATTGCCAGGCGCACCTGAGGATCTTCACCCCCGCGGAGGAACTGCCGTTCGCCGGTCACCCGACGATCGGATCGGCCTTCGTGATCTACTCGCGCATGAAGAAACGGAAACGCGACCTGATGCTCGAGCTGGGATCGGGGAAGATACCGGTGCGCATCGAGGGAACGGGCTCGAAGATCGACGCCATCGTGATGTACCAGCCCGTGCCCGCGTTCGGCAGCGCGCTGCAGAACCGCGGCCAGGCCGCGCGCGCGGTCGGGATCAGGACGTTCGACGTCCTCGGCGGGGGCGTCATATCGCACGGCGGTCTCGATGTCCTCATCGTCGAGGCCGACACCTTCGAGACCGTGGCGGGGGCGCAGCTGAACATCGAGGAGGCGTCGAACGTCCTCGAAAGGCACAAGTCGATCGGCATCTACCTCTTCGCGCGCCGCGGGGAGGAGAAGAAACTGTCGGTGAGCGCCCGTTTCTTCGCGCCCGGCCTCGATGTCGTCGAGGATCCGGCGACCGGGTCCGCGGCTGGAGCGCTCGGCGGCTACCTCGCGCGCATCCTCAAGTTCCCCGCCGATCTCCTGCTGTCGATCTCGCAGGGCAAGGAGATCGGCCGGCCGAGCTCCATCCGTTGCGACGTCCACTGCGACCGGGGAATGGTGGCCGATGTCAGGGTCTCGGGGAAGGTCGTCAAGGTCGGCGAAGGCGTGATCCTGCTGTAG
- a CDS encoding CHAT domain-containing protein, which yields MRTLARTAIAICAAAMVSLVDASSTGVGEASFGEQALTGSPIHILADSTLLETWRSAGKRAAARSFSAAQRPLFEHIESLPPENFSWMRREATRLGRLICAVEENDARLRFLCNVLSDQERGVAFVRARRLYLQCYRVLHESGDRPPGLLRDLHRCANEIDRLGAGGWSGWPWEAIADYHFSTGNPDSGLLALETAFEHHLLDDNVEPLAHVSSRIGFEFAQRRRFADADSLYALSLAYALRADDPFFVSRVHSFTGSLRAAEGYYVEAESLFACSIEACRLSRVPLCRISRQIDLARLYADHGEHTLARPIAAGIVFSLDSLLADGSTLDPALRHSCQYYLAAAHTIIGRILAHEGRHEESVPVFEKAASASAESIDRRMYAEALRRLAEAHLAAGDEEAARRSGEEALSVATGVGRETTRSAYLATLGAIELSANRAGRAVRFLEEARRLAVAGDRWMVALDADLLLGHAAAAAGRLDEARDRYREAIRLYERGLGANDAGCTLSGERLPALWADVFDADARIGDIDSLVIRAERSRHRPDRVTASVGERIRACVADRRWIPPGTVLLQYLVTPGELFVVLLDRDRLELERIAVSAAALDLLVGEFAGRCGAGSARGEAALETSGALYRLLVAPVAGAIEGNDALCILRDEPLARLPFGALRPPGPDARWLIETFEISYAPSLLDAARGRSPSPLCYDRPLLVGVTRADPYARRLYPHLVDLPHAEREIQAVRSRFGRCTVLDGAAATRPALLEDLAAGADLVHIASHTVRWPVYDGRTALLLAPEAGIGNERDLRQTLLTAGDIAGIDLDGVALVVLSSCESARGVPGNRFERGIAGAFLDAGAGAVIASLWPVDDASTLRLVTSLYDGLLREGRFPAGALAEARRRLIAEARHAGRTTEALAEWAPFIVAAPPGPGIARPAAATARASILPR from the coding sequence ATGCGGACTCTCGCAAGAACGGCAATCGCGATCTGCGCGGCGGCGATGGTCTCCCTGGTCGATGCCTCGTCGACCGGCGTCGGCGAGGCATCGTTCGGGGAACAGGCGCTCACCGGTAGTCCCATCCACATCCTCGCCGACTCGACGCTGCTCGAGACGTGGCGATCGGCCGGCAAACGGGCGGCCGCACGGTCCTTCAGCGCCGCGCAGCGTCCGCTCTTCGAGCACATCGAATCCCTGCCGCCGGAGAATTTCTCGTGGATGCGGCGGGAAGCGACACGGTTGGGGCGCCTGATCTGCGCGGTCGAGGAAAACGACGCGCGCCTGAGATTCCTTTGCAACGTCCTCTCGGACCAGGAGCGGGGCGTCGCCTTCGTCCGCGCGCGCCGCCTGTACCTGCAGTGCTACCGCGTACTGCACGAGAGCGGCGACCGTCCGCCCGGTCTCCTGCGCGACCTCCACCGGTGCGCGAACGAGATCGACCGTCTCGGCGCCGGGGGCTGGTCCGGCTGGCCGTGGGAGGCCATCGCCGATTACCACTTCTCCACGGGGAATCCCGACAGCGGTCTCCTCGCGCTCGAGACGGCGTTCGAGCATCATCTGCTCGACGACAACGTCGAACCGCTCGCGCACGTCTCGAGCCGGATCGGCTTCGAGTTCGCCCAGCGGCGCCGATTCGCCGACGCCGATTCCCTCTATGCCCTCTCCCTCGCCTACGCCCTGCGAGCCGACGATCCCTTTTTCGTCTCGCGCGTGCACTCCTTCACCGGCTCGCTCAGGGCGGCCGAAGGCTACTACGTCGAGGCGGAGAGCCTCTTCGCCTGCTCGATCGAGGCCTGCCGCCTGTCCCGCGTTCCTCTCTGCCGGATCTCCCGGCAAATCGATCTCGCCCGTCTCTACGCCGACCACGGCGAACACACGCTCGCCCGTCCGATCGCCGCCGGGATCGTCTTCAGCCTCGACAGCCTCCTCGCGGACGGTTCGACGCTCGATCCGGCCCTCCGCCACTCCTGCCAATATTATCTCGCCGCCGCGCACACCATCATCGGCCGCATCCTGGCGCACGAGGGACGCCACGAGGAATCGGTGCCCGTCTTCGAGAAGGCGGCCTCGGCCTCGGCCGAAAGCATCGACCGCAGGATGTACGCCGAGGCGCTCCGGCGGCTCGCCGAGGCGCATCTCGCGGCGGGCGACGAGGAGGCCGCGCGACGCAGCGGCGAGGAGGCCCTCTCGGTCGCCACGGGAGTCGGCCGCGAGACGACTCGCTCCGCCTACCTCGCGACCCTCGGCGCGATCGAGTTGTCGGCGAACCGCGCGGGCCGGGCCGTCCGTTTTCTCGAGGAGGCGCGCCGCCTCGCCGTCGCCGGAGACCGGTGGATGGTGGCGCTGGACGCCGATCTTCTTCTCGGCCACGCGGCGGCGGCCGCCGGCCGCCTCGACGAGGCGCGCGACCGGTACCGGGAGGCGATTCGCCTCTACGAACGCGGCCTCGGGGCAAACGACGCGGGATGCACCCTGTCGGGGGAGCGGCTGCCCGCCCTCTGGGCCGACGTCTTCGACGCGGACGCGCGGATCGGCGACATCGACTCCCTCGTCATCCGGGCGGAACGGTCGCGTCACCGCCCGGATCGTGTCACGGCCTCGGTGGGCGAACGCATCCGCGCGTGCGTCGCCGACCGACGCTGGATCCCCCCCGGAACGGTTCTCCTGCAGTATCTCGTCACCCCCGGCGAACTCTTCGTCGTCCTCCTCGACCGCGACCGCCTCGAGCTCGAGCGGATCGCCGTCTCCGCCGCCGCCCTCGACCTCCTCGTCGGGGAATTCGCCGGACGGTGCGGCGCCGGCTCCGCGCGGGGCGAGGCGGCCCTCGAGACGTCCGGCGCGCTGTACCGGCTCCTCGTCGCGCCCGTCGCCGGGGCGATCGAGGGGAACGACGCGCTCTGCATCCTGCGGGACGAGCCTCTCGCCCGACTGCCCTTCGGCGCGCTCCGCCCGCCGGGCCCGGACGCGCGCTGGCTTATCGAGACGTTCGAGATCAGCTATGCCCCCAGTCTCCTGGACGCCGCCCGCGGACGGTCCCCCTCGCCGCTTTGCTACGACCGCCCCCTGCTCGTCGGCGTGACACGCGCCGATCCGTATGCGCGGCGTCTCTATCCCCACCTGGTCGATCTCCCGCACGCCGAGCGGGAGATCCAGGCCGTCCGCTCGCGGTTCGGGCGCTGCACGGTCCTCGACGGCGCGGCGGCCACGCGGCCGGCCCTCCTCGAAGATCTCGCCGCCGGAGCCGACCTCGTCCACATCGCCTCGCACACGGTCCGGTGGCCGGTCTATGACGGGCGCACGGCGCTCCTGCTCGCGCCGGAGGCCGGGATCGGGAACGAGCGAGATCTCCGGCAAACGCTCCTCACCGCCGGCGACATCGCGGGAATCGATCTCGACGGCGTCGCTCTCGTCGTCCTCTCGTCCTGCGAGTCGGCTCGCGGGGTCCCGGGAAACCGTTTCGAACGGGGGATCGCCGGCGCCTTCCTCGATGCCGGCGCGGGAGCGGTCATCGCCTCCCTCTGGCCCGTTGACGACGCATCGACGCTCAGACTCGTCACGTCCCTCTACGACGGGCTCCTCCGGGAGGGCCGCTTTCCCGCCGGCGCGCTCGCCGAAGCACGGCGCCGCCTCATCGCCGAGGCCAGGCACGCCGGCAGAACGACGGAAGCGCTCGCCGAATGGGCGCCCTTCATCGTGGCCGCCCCTCCCGGCCCCGGCATCGCCCGGCCGGCGGCGGCGACCGCCCGCGCGTCGATCCTCCCGCGGTGA